The DNA region GGGGGATTGCTATTAGGGGGGTGGGCAGTGGGGTTCGGGATGACAACGGTGCTGTTCTGGGGGGCAGTGTTTGCCGCCTTGCTGGTGGGGGAGTGGCTGTGGACTCTTGGGCTAGTAGGGTGTCGTCTGGTAGCCGATGGCGCGTTAGGGGTCTTGGCCACATGGACTCTGCGACGGTGGCAGCTTCTCTGGGCTCTCCCGCTGGGAATTCTGACATTAGCCGTCGTCGAGCTCGTGCTGCCCTTCCTCGTCTTCTTGCAGCCGCGCGTACGCTGGAAGGGGCGCACCCTATCGTAGGTACCGCCAGTAACGGCCCTTAGGGCTTTTCGTAATTTTGGCGCTGTATGCTCCCAAGGAGCTCCTATGGCGACGGTGCGACATCGCAAGGTTCGGCCGGTTTCGGCTGATGGACTATGGCGGTTGCCGGAGTGGGTGACACCGCAAGAGGTGCTCCGAGACTACCGCCTCTGTTGGGAGAGCCGCCATGCCAGTCTGCTAGGGAGGCGGGAGGTCCTGACGGGGAAAGCCAAGTTCGGCATCTTCGGCGATGGCAAAGAGGTCGCCCAGGTGGCGATGGCCAAGGCCTTTCGGCCTGGAGACTGGCGCTCAGGATACTACCGTGACCAGACGCTCCTGATGGCTCTGGGGCTATTGACGCTAGAACAGTTCTTCGCCCAGCTCTACGCCCATGCTGATGAAGAGGCTGAGCCCCATTCGGCAGGACGGCAGATGAACTGCCACTTCGGCGGGCGTCTCATTGACCGCAACGGTAACTGGCTGCCCCAGACTGTCCGCGTGAACATTGCCTCCGACATATCGCCGACGGGATCGCAGATGCCCCGCCTCGTAGGGCTGGCGTATGCATCGCGCCTCTATCGGGAGCTACCGGAGTTGCGGCAGTTCCGCGAGTTATCGGACAATGGGAATGAGATTGCCTGGGGCACGATTGGCAACGCTACGTGTGCCGAAGGGATGTTCTGGGAGGCGGTCAACGCAATCGGTGTGCTCAAAGCCCCGGCAATCATCTCTATCTGGGACGACGGCTACGGTATCTCCGTTCCGAACGAGCACCAAGTGACGAAGTCCAACATTTCGGCTCTGCTCGAGGGCTTCCGACGGACTCCAGGGCAGCGCGATGGGTTTGAGATCTACACAGTTCGTGGCTGGGACTATCCAGCACTGGTTGCAGTCTACCAGCACGCTGCCGAACTTGCGCGGCGCGAGCACATTCCTGCCATCATCCACGTCACAGAGCTGACGCAACCGCAGGGGCATTCCACTAGCGGCAGCCACGAGCGCTACAAGCCGCCAGAGCGGTTGCAGTGGGAGCGTGAGCACGACTGCCTGGTGCGGATGCGACAGTGGATCCTCCAGGAAGGGATAGCGACGGCAGAGGAGCTCGACGAAATTGAGCGGCAAGCTGCTGAGACTGTTCGGCAGGCGAAGGAGCGAGCTTGGCGAGCCTACCAGGAACCCATCTTGCGGGAGCGAGCGGAGCTTGCGGCCCTTCTGCAGGAGTTAGAGAGCGTTAGCTCACGCTCTGAGGAGATAGCCCAGGTGCGGGCGGAGCTGCTCGCTGTTCGAGAACCCGTCCGCAAGGACTTGATGGTGGCAGTCAACCGTGCCCTCATCGCTGTAGCTTTTGAGCCGAGCCCACAGCGGGACCGGATTGTGCGCTGGCGCTGGGCACTGGAGGAGCAGCAAGCGGAGCGCTATAGCTCGCACCTCTACAGTCAAACGCCGTTTTCAGCGCTGCGCGTGCCAGAGATTCCACCAGTGTACGCGGAGGACTCACCGCTGGTGAACGGGTTTGAGGTCATCAACGCCTGCTTCAACGAAGCGTTGCGACGTGATCCCCGTGTCATCATCTTTGGCGAGGACGTCGGGCGGTTGGGAGATGTCAACCAAGGATGTGCGGGACTGCAGGCGCGTTATGGAGAGCTTCGAGTCAGTGATACGGGCATCCGGGAGTGCACAATCGTAGGACAGGCCATCGGGATGGCATTGCGCGGCCTGCGCCCGATAGCGGAGATCCAATACCTGGACTACCTGCTCTACGCCCTGCAGATCATGTCCGATGACATCGCCACGATGCGGTGGCGGACGAAGGGGATGCAGCGGGCACCCGTCATCATCCGTACCCGCGGGCATCGGCTGGAGGGAATCTGGCACTCTGGTTCCCCGATGGCAGGGATTATCAACCTCGTGCGGGGGATGCTGGTGCTGGTTCCGCGCGACATGACGCGGGCGGCAGGATTCTACAACACGGTCCTCCGCTCCGATGATCCGGCGCTAATTGTGGAAGTCCTCAACGGCTATCGGCTTAAAGAACGGTTGCCAGCCAATATCGGCGAGTTCACTGTACCAGTCGGGGTCCCAGAGGTCCTGCGAGAGGGCACGGACATCACCATCGTGACCTATGGAGCCTGCTGTCGAATCGTGCTGGAAGCTGCCCAACTGCTGGAGCGAGTCGGGATTAGCGCGGAGGTGATCGACGTCCAGTCACTGGTGCCGTTCGACATCCACCATCGGATTGTGGAGTCGCTGAAGAAGACCAATCGCATTCTGTTCGTGGACGAGGACGTTCCTGGGGGAACCACGGCGTACATGATGCAGCAGGTCTTAGAGGTTCAAGGTGGTTACCGCTGGCTGGATTCGCCACCGAAGACCCTGCCGGCCCAGGAGCATCGGCCTGCGTACGGGACGGATGGTGACTACTGGTCCAAGCCGAACGTGGAGCAGGTTTTCGAGGCGGCGTACATGGTCCTGCATGAGGCTGATCCACGTCGCTATCCACTCTTCTTCCGATGAGCTTGTTGGGGAGTGTACTAAGGGGTGCAAACGATGCGAGTGGAGTTATTGGAGCGGTACTACGCCTGCGAGCTGACCCCAGTAGAGCGCTTCCAGCATGTGGTACGCTCGCTACTAGAGCGCCCTTATGTGGCAGGCATCGTGCTCGTGCTGTGCACGATCATCGCACTCGCGTGGGCCAATAGTCCTTGGGGAGACACATATGCGGCGCTCTTTTACACCCACTTCGTTGTGGGCTACGGTGACATAGCGCTCTCAAAGCCGCTGGTGTTCTGGATCAACGACGGCTTGATGGCAATCTTCTTCTTCCTCGTGGGGCTCGAGGTGAAGCGGGAGATTCTGGAGGGGGAGCTCTCGACTTGGCAGAAGGCCGCGCTACCAGTCGTTGCCGCGATTGGTGGAATGCTCTTTCCAGCCCTGATCTTCACTGCATTCAATTACGGGCAACCAACTCTACGTGGGTGGGCAATTCCCGCCGCTACAGACATTGCCTTCGCCGTAGGGATTCTCTCCCTTTTGGGGCATCGAGTCCCGCATAGTTTGAGGATCTTCCTGCTGAGCTTAGCAATTGCTGATGATATCGGAGCTGTACTCATCATCGCCGCGTTCTACACAGCGGACTTGTCGTTTGGTGCGTTAGCGGTCGGTGCGGTGGGATTAGGGGTGCTATGGGGGTTCAACCGGCTGCGGATTTACAACCTCGCCGTGTATGCCGTAGTTGGTGTGGTGATCTGGATGGCCTTCCTGAAGTCGGGTGTCCATCCGACAGTGGCAGGAGTTTTGACGGCGCTGACAGTTCCCCTCCAACCCCGGATGCCATGGGAGCGGTTCTGGAGGGGGACTCTCCAGTTGTTGTCTGAGTCCACCTATCAGGATGGGATGCCGAAGACGTACGTCATGACGCTCGTTGAGCACGTAGAGCGGGCGAGCATTCAGGCGATGTCCCCTCTGCAGCGTGCTATCCATGGGCTGCATATGTGGGTGACGTACGCCATCATGCCGCTGTTCGCGTTAGCGAATGCGGGGGTAAGGGTGGAGGTAGAACAGATTGGGATGCTGCTGGCTTCGCCGGTGCTCTGGGGTGTTGCGTTGGGGCTCTTCTTAGGCAAGCAGCTTGGTGTCTTCGGGTTTTCCTATCTCCTGACTCGCTTGGGGGTAGCGAAGCTTCCTACGGGGGTACGATGGAGCCACGTGTATGGAGTGTCGCTCTTGGCAGGGATTGGCTTTACGATGGCGCTGTTCATTGCTGGACTGGCCTACGGGGATTCGCTGCTGACCTTAGATGAGGCAAAGCTTGGGGTATTACTCGGCTCAGCACTCTCAGCGGTTGTCGGTACGGCTGTACTCTGGCGTGTGCTCCCGCGTCTGGAGGCAATCCAGGGAGAGGGCGCGCTAGAGAATGCAGTCAAGTGAGGAACGCAAGGCCGAAAGTTCTCGGGAGCAGTCTGCCGAGCACCTCTACCGGATCGTGCGGAATGCGGCGATTGCCGGCGGGGGCAACCTCTTTGGGCAGTTGCTAGGGCCTGTGATTGGGGTCATCACGACTCGGGCTTTGGGGGCGGAGCTCTATGGTCTGTACTCCCTACTGGTCCAGTGGGGTGCGTTGTTAGCAGAAGTCGTCAAGACAGGGTGGGCAGCGGCGATCGTACGGTTTGTCGGCGTCTATCGAGCGCAGGGGTGTCTTGAGTGGCTTAAAGGGGCAGTGTGGGTAGGGATTGGCTGGGTGGGGCTCATTGGCACGGTCGTCGTTGGGGTCGTCATCGCTGCGGCAGAGCCGCTGAGTTCTCTTCTGATGCCGAACCACCTGCAGGCAGCGGGAGCGTTGCGGTTCTATGCTCCTGCTGTCTTGCTGACGGCGCTCTACGGCATCACGCTGGCTGTACTCACGGGCTTCCAGCAGCAGCGGCTGGTACAGCTCAGTTATGCTGTCGTCGGCAACATTACCAAGCTGCTCGCGCTGCTGGTGTTCCTCGGGATGGGGTGGGGGATATACGCTGCTTTGGGGGCAAGTCTGCTGCAGGATGCTGTGGTGTTGGGGGTAAGCCTACTGTTCGTGCTGCGGGTCTTCCCGGAGCTACGCTTGCCGCAGGTTCGGCCGCGGGTAGCCTGGCGGGAGTTGCTCAGGTACGCTGCGACACTGCTGGCGACTAGCCTACTCTACCGGTACACGTTCCAACTGGACATCCTCGTACTAGGGCTCTTTCGGACGGCAGCAGAAGTCGG from Candidatus Kapaibacterium sp. includes:
- the nhaA gene encoding Na+/H+ antiporter NhaA, translating into MRVELLERYYACELTPVERFQHVVRSLLERPYVAGIVLVLCTIIALAWANSPWGDTYAALFYTHFVVGYGDIALSKPLVFWINDGLMAIFFFLVGLEVKREILEGELSTWQKAALPVVAAIGGMLFPALIFTAFNYGQPTLRGWAIPAATDIAFAVGILSLLGHRVPHSLRIFLLSLAIADDIGAVLIIAAFYTADLSFGALAVGAVGLGVLWGFNRLRIYNLAVYAVVGVVIWMAFLKSGVHPTVAGVLTALTVPLQPRMPWERFWRGTLQLLSESTYQDGMPKTYVMTLVEHVERASIQAMSPLQRAIHGLHMWVTYAIMPLFALANAGVRVEVEQIGMLLASPVLWGVALGLFLGKQLGVFGFSYLLTRLGVAKLPTGVRWSHVYGVSLLAGIGFTMALFIAGLAYGDSLLTLDEAKLGVLLGSALSAVVGTAVLWRVLPRLEAIQGEGALENAVK
- a CDS encoding flippase, yielding MQSSEERKAESSREQSAEHLYRIVRNAAIAGGGNLFGQLLGPVIGVITTRALGAELYGLYSLLVQWGALLAEVVKTGWAAAIVRFVGVYRAQGCLEWLKGAVWVGIGWVGLIGTVVVGVVIAAAEPLSSLLMPNHLQAAGALRFYAPAVLLTALYGITLAVLTGFQQQRLVQLSYAVVGNITKLLALLVFLGMGWGIYAALGASLLQDAVVLGVSLLFVLRVFPELRLPQVRPRVAWRELLRYAATLLATSLLYRYTFQLDILVLGLFRTAAEVGMYAAAVRLQPLLALPTYALGETFNPVVAGLYARGEREQLRIVYSTVVRWSLLLTFPLVLPCAIVPSAVLSVFGAEFQAAAAILPLLSVGTWIGAAFGVAGYVLNMAGKPQVNLLNGVITAVLNVALFWFLIPPLGMWGAALTYALVNVGMAFIRVGQVWWILRLHPCEGLLGRAAAVVALALGAALLGSSVEPWLGALLGLAIFGVMVRIGLGPYDRAVWEQWRARRESRASD
- a CDS encoding thiamine pyrophosphate-dependent enzyme, giving the protein MATVRHRKVRPVSADGLWRLPEWVTPQEVLRDYRLCWESRHASLLGRREVLTGKAKFGIFGDGKEVAQVAMAKAFRPGDWRSGYYRDQTLLMALGLLTLEQFFAQLYAHADEEAEPHSAGRQMNCHFGGRLIDRNGNWLPQTVRVNIASDISPTGSQMPRLVGLAYASRLYRELPELRQFRELSDNGNEIAWGTIGNATCAEGMFWEAVNAIGVLKAPAIISIWDDGYGISVPNEHQVTKSNISALLEGFRRTPGQRDGFEIYTVRGWDYPALVAVYQHAAELARREHIPAIIHVTELTQPQGHSTSGSHERYKPPERLQWEREHDCLVRMRQWILQEGIATAEELDEIERQAAETVRQAKERAWRAYQEPILRERAELAALLQELESVSSRSEEIAQVRAELLAVREPVRKDLMVAVNRALIAVAFEPSPQRDRIVRWRWALEEQQAERYSSHLYSQTPFSALRVPEIPPVYAEDSPLVNGFEVINACFNEALRRDPRVIIFGEDVGRLGDVNQGCAGLQARYGELRVSDTGIRECTIVGQAIGMALRGLRPIAEIQYLDYLLYALQIMSDDIATMRWRTKGMQRAPVIIRTRGHRLEGIWHSGSPMAGIINLVRGMLVLVPRDMTRAAGFYNTVLRSDDPALIVEVLNGYRLKERLPANIGEFTVPVGVPEVLREGTDITIVTYGACCRIVLEAAQLLERVGISAEVIDVQSLVPFDIHHRIVESLKKTNRILFVDEDVPGGTTAYMMQQVLEVQGGYRWLDSPPKTLPAQEHRPAYGTDGDYWSKPNVEQVFEAAYMVLHEADPRRYPLFFR